One region of Drosophila subobscura isolate 14011-0131.10 chromosome J, UCBerk_Dsub_1.0, whole genome shotgun sequence genomic DNA includes:
- the LOC117894460 gene encoding phospholipid scramblase 1 — protein MMQMKEYKEVPQDVPQDDTVVRQPTSADAVRIPSGPENWMSIPVGMPNCPQGLEYLTALDQLLVSQKIEKLELLTGFETKNRFKIKNSLGQNVYFAYEESDCCTRNMLGRSRPFEMKILDNFQNEVLHLNRPFRCDVLCCFPDCLNAVEVSAPPGQVIGTVEQVCTFLRPKFNIKNSFGDIVLQIEGPVCPCKCFSDTNFKVLSANNEEIGKISKQWSGLGRELFTDADYFSVTFPLNLDVRMKALIFAALFLIDVVYYEQ, from the exons ATGATGCAAATGAAAGAGTATAAGGAGGTGCCCCAGGATGTGCCTCAGGATGATACTGTTGTGCGACAGCCCACATCTGCAGATGCTGTCAGGATACCAAGTGGACCTG AGAACTGGATGTCAATACCCGTGGGCATGCCCAACTGTCCCCAAGGACTCGAATATCTGACGGCGTTGGATCAATTGCTGGTGTCGCAGAAAATCGAaaagctggagctgctcacCGGCTTCGAGACGAAGAACCGCTTCAAGATTAAGAACTCGCTGGGCCAGAATGTTTATTTTGCCTACGAGGAGAGTGACTGCTGCACCCGCAACATGCTGGGCCGATCGAGACCCTTTGAGATGAAAATACTGGACAACTTTCAGAACGAGGTGCTGCACCTGAACCGTCCGTTCCGCTGCGATGTGCTCTGCTGCTTTCCCGACTGCCTGAACGCTGTGGAGGTGTCGGCACCGCCGGGACAGGTTATTGGAACAGTGGAGCAGGTCTGCACTTTCCTACGACCGAAATTCAACATTAAGAACTCGTTTGGCGATATTGTCCTGCAAATCGAGGGCCCCGTCTGCCCCTGCAAATGTTTCAGTGATACCAATTTCAAG GTATTGAGCGCCAATAACGAGGAGATCGGCAAGATAAGCAAGCAGTGGTCGGGCCTGGGCCGAGAGCTGTTCACCGATGCGGACTACTTTAGCGTCACGTTCCCCCTGAATCTGGATGTGCGCATGAAGGCGCTCATCTTTGCAGCACTCTTTTTGATT GATGTGGTTTACTACGAGCAATAA
- the LOC117894449 gene encoding coiled-coil domain-containing protein R3HCC1L isoform X1, with amino-acid sequence MGVKKHISDTPLSKSNSVDLYRPPALRKNSSSEETAASNETPAETAAGTAISNCTSKDSPSREQQSTRRERRPDRAVYVPRARRSQTTPPTSSSSASAAAAATPSALPVEAAAPVAEAKGNPSKPDDGNGQQKLTKKPKSHRERKERSKKFISATEKPTQTESETATVLVIAGSEGTEARTENETNQDSTGNSDKEIMSSGQRTKTGSGNKTNSNGKQQPPPLRIEDVAASRTSNAEEAAKCDNDVRELQRASKEINRSNRRIMKQTFVSDVLEIPEKIDLAPKLAANRATATAKPPGDSTTEDDDEEEEDDWENMFDESGDCLDPKILQELNDSVGKCKIELPKMDYTVFHIKQSLLNEEEFPHVLEVSNFPVEFKTPDLLMLFSQYKGSGFDIKWVDDTHALAVFSSSRIAAEVLTMGHPFVKLKPLAEATLESRLKAKKAGAVSLQPYRQRPETCTALARRLVSGALGVKLATAPEERENERRVLREAKERKLLAAKQRDEVWES; translated from the exons ATGGGCGTGAAGAAGCATATCAGCGACACACCTT TAAGCAAATCAAACTCTGTGGACTTGTATAGACCGCCAGCGCTCaggaagaacagcagcagcgaagagaCAGCTGCATCGAACGAAACGCCAGCAGAGACAGCTGCAGGAACTGCAATATCGAATTGCACTTCCAAAGACTCACCGA GCAGAGAGCAACAGTCCACTCGTCGTGAACGCCGCCCCGACCGTGCTGTATATGTGCCAAGGGCACGACGCAGTCAAACTACACCACCGACAAGCAGCAGCTCagcgtcagcggcagcggcagcgacgccAAGCGCATTGCCAGTTGAAGCAGCGGCGCCAGTtgcagaagcaaaaggaaacccGTCCAAACCAGACGACGGCAACGGTCAGCAGAAACTCACGAAGAAACCCAAGTCGCATCGGGAGCGTAAGGAACGCAGCAAGAAATTTATATCGGCAACGGAAAAACCCACGCAAACAGAGTCGGAGACAGCCACGGTGCTTGTGATAGCAGGCAGCGAGGGGACTGAGGCAAGAactgaaaacgaaacgaaccaaGACAGCACCGGCAACAGTGATAAAGAG ATCATGAGCAGCGGCCAGCGTACAAAGACCGGGAGTGGCAACAAGACCAACAGCAATGGAAAACAGCAACCGCCGCCATTGCGAATCGAGGATGTGGCGGCATCCAGGACCAGCAATGCAGAGGAAGCTGCCAAATGTGATAATGATGTGCGCGAGCTGCAGCGAGCCTCGAAG GAAATCAATCGCAGCAATCGACGCATCATGAAACAAACCTTCGTGTCGGATGTGCTGGAGATACCCGAGAAGATCGATTTGGCACCCAAGTTGGCGGCCAATCgggcaacagcgacagcaaaacCACCTGGAGACAGCACCAccgaagatgatgatgaggaggaagaggatgaCTGGGAGAATATGTTCGATGAGAGCGGCGACTGCCTGGATCCGAAAATTCTCCAAGAACTGAACGATTCTGTGGGCAAGTGCAAAATAGAGCTGCCCAAAATGGACTACACC GTGTTCCACATCAAACAGTCCCTGCTCAACGAAGAGGAGTTCCCGCATGTGCTGGAGGTGTCCAATTTTCCGGTGGAATTCAAAACGCCCGACCTGCTCATGCTCTTCTCCCAGTACAAAGGCAGTGGCTTTGATATCAAATGGGTGGACGATACCCACGCTTTGGCTGTGTTTAGCAGTTCCCGCATTG CTGCTGAGGTGTTGACAATGGGACATCCATTTGTTAAATTAAAGCCACTGGCCGAGGCCACACTCGAATCGCGACTGAAGGCCAAGAAGGCTGGAGCCGTCTCACTGCAACCATATCGCCAGCGTCCGGAAACCTGCACGGCCTTGGCCCGACGTCTAGTATCCGGGGCCTTGGGTGTGAAACTGGCCACTGCGCCGGAGGAGCGTGAGAACGAGAGGCGTGTTCTACGTGAAGCCAAAG AACGTAAACTTTTAGCTGCAAAACAGCGTGACGAGGTCTGGGAGAGCTAG
- the LOC117894449 gene encoding uncharacterized protein LOC117894449 isoform X3, which translates to MVTRECECVRAMGVRVYVWSLGQQLVWRGRPNDNNKSFVVLLFPPVGNYRRYLIHQTCENYKHQYDLFTFSVGQGPQRRTVLCFRNQLLDPHGFDARKQQLNQPIRSWRSNGHNGKSSNSISGSSANRRSTVTEPCKMGVKKHISDTPLSKSNSVDLYRPPALRKNSSSEETAASNETPAETAAGTAISNCTSKDSPSREQQSTRRERRPDRAVYVPRARRSQTTPPTSSSSASAAKAAATARTAAGQSPVAEEG; encoded by the exons ATGGTAACgcgtgagtgtgagtgcgtgcGGGCgatgggtgtgcgtgtgtatgtgtggagTCTTGGTCAGCAGCTGGTGTGGCGCGGCAGAcccaacgacaacaacaaaagctttgT TGTGCTGCTCTTTCCACCTGTGGGCAATTATCGCCGCTATCTCATCCATCAAACATGTGAGAATTACAAACACCAATACGATCTGTTCACATTCTCGGTGGGGCAAGGGCCGCAGCGACGCACAGTACTGTGTTTTCGCAATCAGCTCCTCGATCCACACGGATTTGACGC AcgaaagcagcagctgaatcaGCCAATCAGAAGTTGGCGGAGCAACGGACATAacggcaaaagcagcaacagcatcagcggTAGTAGCGCCAACAGGAGAAGTACAGTAACTGAGCCCTGTAAAATGGGCGTGAAGAAGCATATCAGCGACACACCTT TAAGCAAATCAAACTCTGTGGACTTGTATAGACCGCCAGCGCTCaggaagaacagcagcagcgaagagaCAGCTGCATCGAACGAAACGCCAGCAGAGACAGCTGCAGGAACTGCAATATCGAATTGCACTTCCAAAGACTCACCGAGCAG AGAGCAACAGTCCACTCGTCGTGAACGCCGCCCCGACCGTGCTGTATATGTGCCAAGGGCACGACGCAGTCAAACTACACCACCGACAAGCAGCAGCTCagcgtcagcgg
- the LOC117894449 gene encoding coiled-coil domain-containing protein R3HCC1L isoform X2, which translates to MGVKKHISDTPLSKSNSVDLYRPPALRKNSSSEETAASNETPAETAAGTAISNCTSKDSPSREQQSTRRERRPDRAVYVPRARRSQTTPPTSSSSASAAAAATPSALPVEAAAPVAEAKGNPSKPDDGNGQQKLTKKPKSHRERKERSKKFISATEKPTQTESETATVLVIAGSEGTEARTENETNQDSTGNSDKEIMSSGQRTKTGSGNKTNSNGKQQPPPLRIEDVAASRTSNAEEAAKCDNDVRELQRASKEINRSNRRIMKQTFVSDVLEIPEKIDLAPKLAANRATATAKPPGDSTTEDDDEEEEDDWENMFDESGDCLDPKILQELNDSVGKCKIELPKMDYTVFHIKQSLLNEEEFPHVLEVSNFPVEFKTPDLLMLFSQYKGSGFDIKWVDDTHALAVFSSSRIAAEVLTMGHPFVKLKPLAEATLESRLKAKKAGAVSLQPYRQRPETCTALARRLVSGALGVKLATAPEERENERRVLREAKERKLLAAKQRDEVWES; encoded by the exons ATGGGCGTGAAGAAGCATATCAGCGACACACCTT TAAGCAAATCAAACTCTGTGGACTTGTATAGACCGCCAGCGCTCaggaagaacagcagcagcgaagagaCAGCTGCATCGAACGAAACGCCAGCAGAGACAGCTGCAGGAACTGCAATATCGAATTGCACTTCCAAAGACTCACCGAGCAG AGAGCAACAGTCCACTCGTCGTGAACGCCGCCCCGACCGTGCTGTATATGTGCCAAGGGCACGACGCAGTCAAACTACACCACCGACAAGCAGCAGCTCagcgtcagcggcagcggcagcgacgccAAGCGCATTGCCAGTTGAAGCAGCGGCGCCAGTtgcagaagcaaaaggaaacccGTCCAAACCAGACGACGGCAACGGTCAGCAGAAACTCACGAAGAAACCCAAGTCGCATCGGGAGCGTAAGGAACGCAGCAAGAAATTTATATCGGCAACGGAAAAACCCACGCAAACAGAGTCGGAGACAGCCACGGTGCTTGTGATAGCAGGCAGCGAGGGGACTGAGGCAAGAactgaaaacgaaacgaaccaaGACAGCACCGGCAACAGTGATAAAGAG ATCATGAGCAGCGGCCAGCGTACAAAGACCGGGAGTGGCAACAAGACCAACAGCAATGGAAAACAGCAACCGCCGCCATTGCGAATCGAGGATGTGGCGGCATCCAGGACCAGCAATGCAGAGGAAGCTGCCAAATGTGATAATGATGTGCGCGAGCTGCAGCGAGCCTCGAAG GAAATCAATCGCAGCAATCGACGCATCATGAAACAAACCTTCGTGTCGGATGTGCTGGAGATACCCGAGAAGATCGATTTGGCACCCAAGTTGGCGGCCAATCgggcaacagcgacagcaaaacCACCTGGAGACAGCACCAccgaagatgatgatgaggaggaagaggatgaCTGGGAGAATATGTTCGATGAGAGCGGCGACTGCCTGGATCCGAAAATTCTCCAAGAACTGAACGATTCTGTGGGCAAGTGCAAAATAGAGCTGCCCAAAATGGACTACACC GTGTTCCACATCAAACAGTCCCTGCTCAACGAAGAGGAGTTCCCGCATGTGCTGGAGGTGTCCAATTTTCCGGTGGAATTCAAAACGCCCGACCTGCTCATGCTCTTCTCCCAGTACAAAGGCAGTGGCTTTGATATCAAATGGGTGGACGATACCCACGCTTTGGCTGTGTTTAGCAGTTCCCGCATTG CTGCTGAGGTGTTGACAATGGGACATCCATTTGTTAAATTAAAGCCACTGGCCGAGGCCACACTCGAATCGCGACTGAAGGCCAAGAAGGCTGGAGCCGTCTCACTGCAACCATATCGCCAGCGTCCGGAAACCTGCACGGCCTTGGCCCGACGTCTAGTATCCGGGGCCTTGGGTGTGAAACTGGCCACTGCGCCGGAGGAGCGTGAGAACGAGAGGCGTGTTCTACGTGAAGCCAAAG AACGTAAACTTTTAGCTGCAAAACAGCGTGACGAGGTCTGGGAGAGCTAG
- the LOC117894462 gene encoding peroxiredoxin-2, which produces MYKYLAVLLLAAAVVQAAKPEDGESCYSFAGGSVYPAEEPKGDHQLQYTKAVISKPAPAFEGTAVVNKEIVKLSLSQYLGKYVVLLFYPLDFTFVCPTEIIAFSDRIAEFRKIKTEVIAASVDSHFTHLAWINTPRKEGGLGDVKIPLLSDLTHKISKDYGVYLESSGHALRGLFIIDQAGVLRQITMNDLPVGRSVDETIRLVQAFQYTDTHGEVCPAGWRPGADTIVPNPEEKTKYFAKNN; this is translated from the exons ATGTACAAGTACCTGGCCGTCCTACTGttggccgctgctgttgttcagGCCGCCAAGCCTGAGGATGGCGAATCCTGCTACTCCTTCGCCGGTGGCTCTGTGTATCCCGCAGAGGAGCCAAAGGGCGATCATCAGCTGCAGTACACCAAGGCAGTCA TTTCGAAGCCAGCTCCTGCTTTCGAGGGCACTGCCGTGGTGAACAAGGAGATTGTGAAGCTATCGCTCTCCCAGTACCTGGGCAAATACGTAGTCCTGCTCTTCTATCCATTGGACTT CACTTTTGTGTGTCCCACGGAGATCATTGCCTTCTCGGATCGCATTGCGGAGTTCCGTAAGATCAAGACCGAGGTGATTGCGGCCAGCGTGGATTCGCACTTCACTCACCTCGCCTGGATCAACACGCCGCGTAAGGAGGGCGGCCTGGGCGACGTTAAGATCCCACTGCTGTCCGATTTGACGCACAAAATTAGCAAGGACTACGGCGTCTATCTGGAGTCGAGTGGCCATGCGTTGCGCGGTCTGTTTATCATTGATCAGGCGGGCGTGCTGCGTCAGATCACAATGAACGATCTGCCCGTGGGTCGGTCAGTGGATGAGACCATACGCCTGGTGCAGGCATTCCAGTACACCGATACCCACGGCGAGGTGTGTCCAGCTGGTTGGCGACCAGGCGCCGATACG ATTGTGCCCAATCCAGAGGAGAAGACCAAGTACTTTGCGAAGAATAACTGA
- the LOC117894459 gene encoding ankyrin repeat domain-containing protein 54 — MAAATNSDSSGVETAREEVEMPMPMPMSMPTASKGIMITPPPVMPPTPTSSPNTHGEWPNLNPNAFQLSRDRGEHFALPHLPPLPLNANTDYLPSLIHPSTLPSSSKSFKMRPRMQRLKTYCSYNNILAQSNGRRLRTAASTCNVEWLNRLLEAGANPNAADEYNRSPLHLAACRGYIPIVEQLLKYGANPNVVDSLGNTPLHLAVISASSNNFNVVVGVLLQGGASVHMYDRSHKSPLELAEARLRLLRNRYDHPTPEHAKILEDMCMLTTLILRYMVKQQRELEDLSALEKRLQNLSTSDDQEQVVSQTADELLASVERLSINNK, encoded by the coding sequence ATGGCCGCGGCCACCAACAGTGACTCCTCCGGCGTGGAGACGGCCCGCGAGGAGGTCGaaatgcccatgcccatgcccatgagCATGCCCACAGCCTCAAAGGGCATTATGATAACTCCGCCGCCAGTGATgccgcccacacccacatcatCGCCAAACACACACGGCGAGTGGCCCAACCTGAATCCGAACGCATTCCAGCTGAGCAGAGACCGAGGGGAGCACTTTGCGCTGCCACACTTGCCCCCACTACCGCTGAACGCCAACACCGACTATCTGCCGAGCCTGATACACCCGAGCACCCTCCCCTCGAGCAGTAAGAGCTTCAAGATGCGCCCGCGAATGCAGCGCCTGAAGACGTActgcagctacaacaacaTATTGGCCCAGTCGAACGGGCGACGACTGCGCACCGCCGCTTCCACCTGCAACGTTGAGTGGCTCAACCGCCTGCTGGAGGCGGGGGCCAATCCGAATGCCGCCGACGAGTACAATCGGAGTCCGCTGCACTTGGCCGCCTGCCGGGGCTACATACCGATTGTCGAGCAGCTGCTCAAATACGGCGCCAATCCCAATGTGGTCGACTCCCTGGGCAACACGCCCCTCCATCTGGCCGTCATCTCGGCCAGTTCGAACAACTTCAATGTGGTTGTGGGCGTCCTGCTGCAGGGCGGGGCCAGTGTGCACATGTACGACCGCAGCCACAAATcgccgctggagctggccgaggCTAGGCTGCGACTGCTGCGCAATCGCTACGATCATCCCACACCTGAGCATGCCAAGATTCTCGAGGATATGTGCATGCTGACAACGCTGATCTTGCGCTACATGGTGAAGCAGCAGCGCGAGTTGGAGGACCTGTCGGCCCTCGAGAAGCGATTGCAGAACCTAAGCACCAGCGACGATCAGGAGCAGGTTGTCTCCCAAACGGCCGACGAGCTACTGGCCAGCGTCGAGCGCTTGTCCATCAACAACAAGTAA